AGCGTCTGTTGCATTAGTGTTTGGAAATGAGCAGACAGGTGTATCGAAAGCATTCCTGGAAGCTGCTGATGGCAATTTTATTATTCCGCAAATGGGGATCATCCGTTCATTGAATGTATCTGTAGCCTGTGCGGTGAGTATTTATGAAGCGATGAGACAAAAGACATTGGCAGGGCATTATGAGAAACGGAGTTTGCCGGATGAACAGTATAATACCCTGTTGGAGCAATGGGGCTATGAAGAAGAATAAATCCAGATAAAAAAAGCTTTTGCCATAGGCAAAAGCTTTTTTTATCTATTGAGTTTTTTTTGCATTAAGCACTACAAGTCACACAGCCTTCTTCCATGGTGCACACTGCACCTTCAATTATGTCCACCTCATCCAGCTTTGGATCTACTTTCTTTTCACCTGCAGGAGCTGTTGCTGCAATCATAGGTTCCATATTCTGGCCTCCCTGTTTTTCTACAGTAAACTGTACTGCCTGTGCTGCAGCCTGTGTACGCAGATAATACATACCTGTTTTCAGACCTCTCTTCCACGCGTGGAAGTGCATAGATGTCAGCTTCGCAGCAGAAGGTGTATCAACAAAAAGGTTCAGTGACTGAGACTGACAAATGAAAGCACCACGATCAGCAGCCATATCAATAATTGTACGTTGTTTGATTTCCCAAACGGTTTTGTACAGCGCTTTGATATTAGCTGGTATTTCCTGGATGTGCTGGATAGAACCGTTTGCCGCAATGATTTTGTTCTTCATATCATTATCCCACAGGCCCAGCTCTACCAGATCTTTCAGCAGGTGTTTGTTTACTACCACAAATTCCCCACTCAGTACACGACGGGTGTAGATGTTAGATGTATATGGTTCAAAACATTCGTTGTTACCAAGGATCTGAGAAGTAGATGCAGTCGGCATTGGCGCCAGTAAAAGTGAGTTACGGATACCATGCTTCTTAATCGATGTTTTCAGTGAAGCCCAATCCCAGCGGCTGGAAGGAGATACGCCCCACATGTCAAACTGCAGGATCCCTTTTGAGGCCGGAGAGCCAGGGAAGGTTTCGTAAGCGCCTTCTTTTACAGCCAGGTCTTTGGATGCCGTGAGGCCTGCAAAGTAGATGGTTTCAAAGATATCTTTGTTCAGCTGTTTCGCTTCCTCACTTTCAAACGGATAACGCATCAGGATGAAAGCATCTGCCAGACCCTGTACACCCAGCCCGATAGGACGGTGACGCAGGTTGGAGTTACGTGCCTGCTCAACCGGGTAGAAGTTATGATCGATGATGCGGTTCAGGTTAATCGCTACCTGGTAAGTTACATCAAACAAACGCTGGTGATCAAATTTACCATCGATCACGAAGCGTGGTAATGCCAGGGAAGCAAGGTTACATACTGCTACTTCATTAGCATCTGTATACTCGATGATTTCTGTACACAGGTTCGAGCTCTTGATAGTACCCAGGTTCTGCTGATTCGACTTGCTGTTTGCAGCATCCTTATACAGCAGGTAAGGATTGCCTGTTTCAATTTGTGCATCGAGAATGGCAAACCACAGATCCTGTGCTTTCACAGTTTTACGTGCGCGGTTTTCACTTTCATATTTTGTATACAATTTCTCGAAAGCTTCACCCCAGCATTCATGCAGTCCTGGTGCTTCGTGAGGGCAGAACAGGCTCCATTCGCCATTTTCTTCCACACGTTTCATGAACAGGTCTGGTACCCACAGTGCATAGAAAAGATCTCTTGCACGCATTTCCTCTTTACCGTGGTTCTTACGCAGATCCAGGAATTCGAAAATGTCAGCATGCCATGGTTCCAGGTAGATAGCGAAAGCGCCTTTACGCTTACCTCCACCCTGGTCTACATAGCGTGCCGTATCATTGAACACACGCAGCATCGGAATGATCCCGTTACTTGTACCATTGGTACCACTGATATAAGAACCTGTAGCGCGGATATTGTGAATGCTCAGGCCTATACCTCCTGCACTCTGTGAGATCTTTGCAGTTTGCTTGAGTGTATCATAGATACCTTCAATA
This window of the Chitinophaga sancti genome carries:
- a CDS encoding ribonucleoside-diphosphate reductase subunit alpha — protein: MFVIKRDGRKEAVKFDKITARVEKLCYGLNADYVDAIDVAKKVIQGLYDGVNTTELDNLAAETAASLTTKHPDYALLASRIAVSNLHKNTVKSFSQTMRNLYDYIDPKVGKPAPLISDDVMEIISKNAEILDSNIIYDRDFAFDYFGFKTLERSYLLKIDGKVAERPQHMLMRVAVGIHKDDIDAAIKTYNLMSERWFTHATPTLFNAGTPKPQMSSCFLLTMQDDSIEGIYDTLKQTAKISQSAGGIGLSIHNIRATGSYISGTNGTSNGIIPMLRVFNDTARYVDQGGGKRKGAFAIYLEPWHADIFEFLDLRKNHGKEEMRARDLFYALWVPDLFMKRVEENGEWSLFCPHEAPGLHECWGEAFEKLYTKYESENRARKTVKAQDLWFAILDAQIETGNPYLLYKDAANSKSNQQNLGTIKSSNLCTEIIEYTDANEVAVCNLASLALPRFVIDGKFDHQRLFDVTYQVAINLNRIIDHNFYPVEQARNSNLRHRPIGLGVQGLADAFILMRYPFESEEAKQLNKDIFETIYFAGLTASKDLAVKEGAYETFPGSPASKGILQFDMWGVSPSSRWDWASLKTSIKKHGIRNSLLLAPMPTASTSQILGNNECFEPYTSNIYTRRVLSGEFVVVNKHLLKDLVELGLWDNDMKNKIIAANGSIQHIQEIPANIKALYKTVWEIKQRTIIDMAADRGAFICQSQSLNLFVDTPSAAKLTSMHFHAWKRGLKTGMYYLRTQAAAQAVQFTVEKQGGQNMEPMIAATAPAGEKKVDPKLDEVDIIEGAVCTMEEGCVTCSA